In Thermomonas carbonis, a single genomic region encodes these proteins:
- a CDS encoding NAD-glutamate dehydrogenase, with product MSKTPSSTTRASNANHLDPILAALVGRMPKATLAEARAFATAFYQRMDAEEFAQHGADGWAELAADMLEFVRARKRGKASIKLFNPSLKAEGWESSHTVVQVANDDMPFLVDSVTMALAEMGIGVHVLGHPVMRIKRDKSGKLLAIGEGERESLMHLEIDRQSQAAMATIKARLAQALEDVRAIVADWEPMQDKMRAVAEELGTRRMPLPDEGKREAQEFLRWAANDHFTFLGYREYKVVKQGKDEVLVADEDSGMGLLRGKDSGKPRLLKSLAAHGMPQSGAVDALILTKTNARATVHRPGYMDYIGVLGFDAKGKPVSEQRFLGLYTSSAYNRRPWDIPVVRQRHEYVMQQSGLDPNSHSGKALRHILETLPREELFQSSEEELFRTGMGILGLQERVRSKLFLRRDRYGRYFSALAYIPRDRMSTQVRHKIEAMLKRALDGEQVDTNVKIGESPLAQLHIIVRPKGSDHVDVDLPALEKKLASIVRDWRDELREQLVTRHGEEAGLKLADCYGRALPAGYIEEVSPAIAATDVEHLAALTGPDDLRLSLYRSRRKDGGLRFKLYRQLDDIPLSDALPMMENMGLRVISEHPYKVDAADGLAYIQDFEVESLQGELDIDAIDEDFEDAFARVWRGEAENDGFNRLILTAGLSWRQVAMLRSYCKYLLQVGVPFSQSYMEATLARYPLLARLLVELFEARFDPRTGSESDAEIKRGMSRFGAQLKSLSADDEAAMNALKSVVEARAKGRNAQVDATRNALLGLMDRVSSLDEDRILRSFIGVIEATLRTSYYIDYKDGLRKDGGPSDYVSYKLDSSKVPDLPKPRPYREIWVCGPRVEGIHLRFGPVARGGLRWSDRREDFRTEVLGLVKAQMVKNTVIVPVGSKGGFYCKQSPDPSVNRDAWFAEGVACYKRFINGLLDVTDNLAADGKVLPPAGVVRHDGDDPYLVVAADKGTATFSDTANGIAQAHGFWLDDAFASGGSVGYDHKGMGITARGAWESVKRHFRALGRDCQKQDFTCVGIGDMSGDVFGNGMLLSKHIQLVAAFDHRHIFIDPAPDAAATFKERARLFKLPRSSWEDYDKALIGKGGGVFPRSAKSIPLSVEAKAALGIESDATAMSPNELMNAILRAPVDLLWNGGIGTYVKSSRENNADVGDRANNGLRVDGEQLRCKMVGEGGNLGLTQLGRIEAALHGVLLNTDFIDNSAGVDTSDHEVNIKILLNAEVQKKKLKLADRNTLLASMTDEVAQLVLNDNYRQNQAISLMERMSVSRLGSKQHFIRTLESQGLLDRQIEFLPSDTELAERRTRGQGLTRPELSVLLSYSKLVAFQQLLDSDVPEDAYLSKELERYFPQPLQAKYAKTMQQHRLKREIIATAVTNSTINRMGATFLLRMQEDSGRSPGEVAKAFTITRETLDARELWAQIDALDGKVAESVQIDALQVIWEIQRSFTRWLLSRPGAIPDITSAVARYHDGFRDIRAGEGILPASQRPAYEASRKAWRDGGVPTVLADQLAALPYLEASPNIIELARERKLRAVEVAKVYFRLGDALREPWLQEQIDALKVDGRWHAVARGVLRDELSTQMRTLTDQALAMPGKDAEAKVAAWMSRDDQTLRFTLAMLNELAAQKSLDYPTASVAVQRLAQLASRG from the coding sequence ATGAGCAAGACACCGTCCAGCACCACCCGCGCGAGCAACGCCAACCACCTCGACCCGATCCTGGCCGCGCTGGTCGGGCGCATGCCCAAGGCGACCCTGGCGGAGGCGCGTGCCTTCGCCACCGCCTTCTACCAGCGGATGGATGCCGAGGAATTCGCCCAGCACGGCGCCGATGGATGGGCCGAACTGGCCGCCGACATGCTGGAATTCGTGCGCGCGCGCAAGCGCGGCAAGGCCAGCATCAAGTTGTTCAACCCGAGCCTGAAGGCCGAGGGCTGGGAGTCGTCGCATACGGTGGTGCAGGTGGCCAACGACGACATGCCGTTCCTGGTCGATTCGGTGACCATGGCCTTGGCCGAGATGGGCATCGGCGTGCACGTGCTGGGCCACCCGGTGATGCGCATCAAGCGCGATAAGTCCGGCAAGCTGCTGGCCATCGGCGAGGGCGAGCGCGAATCGCTGATGCACCTGGAGATCGACCGCCAGTCGCAGGCGGCGATGGCCACGATCAAGGCGCGCCTGGCGCAGGCGCTGGAAGACGTGCGCGCGATCGTCGCCGACTGGGAACCGATGCAGGACAAGATGCGCGCGGTCGCCGAGGAACTCGGCACCCGCCGCATGCCGCTGCCGGACGAAGGCAAGCGCGAGGCACAGGAGTTCCTGCGCTGGGCCGCCAACGACCATTTCACCTTCCTCGGCTACCGCGAATACAAGGTCGTCAAGCAGGGCAAGGACGAAGTGCTGGTCGCCGATGAAGACAGCGGCATGGGCCTGCTGCGCGGCAAGGACAGCGGCAAGCCGCGCCTGCTGAAGTCGCTGGCCGCGCACGGCATGCCGCAGAGCGGTGCCGTGGATGCGCTGATCCTGACCAAGACCAATGCGCGCGCCACCGTGCATCGCCCGGGTTACATGGACTACATCGGCGTGCTCGGCTTCGACGCCAAGGGCAAGCCGGTCAGCGAGCAGCGCTTCCTCGGCCTGTACACGTCGAGCGCGTACAACCGTCGCCCGTGGGACATCCCGGTGGTGCGCCAGCGCCACGAGTACGTGATGCAGCAATCCGGGCTGGATCCGAACAGCCACAGCGGCAAGGCGCTGCGCCACATCCTGGAAACCCTGCCGCGCGAGGAACTGTTCCAGTCCAGCGAGGAAGAACTGTTCCGCACCGGCATGGGCATCCTCGGCCTGCAGGAGCGCGTGCGCAGCAAGCTGTTCCTGCGCCGCGACCGCTATGGCCGCTATTTCTCCGCGCTCGCCTACATCCCGCGCGACCGCATGAGCACCCAGGTGCGCCACAAGATCGAGGCGATGCTCAAGCGCGCGCTCGATGGCGAGCAGGTCGACACCAACGTCAAGATCGGCGAGTCGCCGCTGGCGCAGCTGCACATCATCGTGCGGCCGAAGGGCAGCGACCACGTCGATGTCGACCTGCCGGCGCTGGAAAAGAAGCTTGCCTCGATCGTGCGCGACTGGCGCGATGAACTGCGCGAGCAATTGGTGACCCGCCACGGCGAGGAAGCCGGCCTGAAGTTGGCCGACTGCTATGGCCGTGCCTTGCCGGCCGGCTACATCGAGGAAGTCAGCCCCGCGATCGCCGCGACCGACGTCGAGCACCTGGCCGCGCTGACCGGCCCGGACGACCTGCGCCTGTCGCTGTACCGCTCGCGTCGCAAGGATGGCGGGCTGCGCTTCAAGCTGTATCGCCAGCTGGACGACATTCCGCTGTCGGATGCGCTGCCGATGATGGAGAACATGGGCCTGCGGGTGATCTCCGAGCATCCGTACAAGGTCGATGCCGCCGATGGCCTGGCCTACATCCAGGATTTCGAGGTCGAATCGCTGCAGGGCGAACTCGACATCGATGCGATCGACGAGGATTTCGAGGACGCCTTCGCCCGCGTGTGGCGCGGCGAGGCCGAGAACGACGGCTTCAACCGCCTGATCCTCACCGCCGGGCTGTCGTGGCGCCAGGTCGCGATGCTGCGCAGCTACTGCAAGTACCTGCTGCAGGTCGGCGTGCCGTTCTCGCAGAGCTACATGGAAGCCACGCTGGCGCGTTACCCGCTGCTGGCGCGCCTGCTGGTGGAACTGTTCGAGGCACGCTTCGATCCGCGCACCGGCAGCGAAAGCGATGCCGAGATCAAGCGTGGCATGAGCCGCTTCGGCGCGCAGTTGAAGTCGCTATCGGCCGATGACGAAGCCGCGATGAACGCGCTGAAGTCGGTGGTCGAAGCCCGTGCCAAGGGCCGCAATGCGCAGGTCGATGCAACGCGAAACGCGCTGCTCGGGCTGATGGATCGCGTGTCCAGCCTCGACGAGGACCGCATCCTGCGCAGCTTCATCGGGGTCATCGAGGCGACCCTGCGTACCAGTTACTACATCGACTACAAGGACGGCCTCCGCAAGGATGGCGGCCCGTCCGACTACGTCAGCTACAAGCTGGATTCGTCCAAGGTGCCGGACCTGCCGAAGCCGCGTCCGTATCGCGAGATCTGGGTCTGCGGCCCGCGCGTGGAGGGCATCCACTTGCGCTTCGGACCGGTCGCGCGTGGTGGCCTGCGCTGGTCCGACCGCCGCGAGGATTTCCGTACCGAGGTGCTGGGCCTGGTCAAGGCACAGATGGTGAAGAACACGGTGATCGTGCCGGTCGGCAGCAAGGGCGGCTTCTACTGCAAGCAGTCGCCGGATCCCTCTGTCAATCGCGATGCGTGGTTCGCGGAAGGCGTGGCTTGCTACAAGCGCTTCATCAACGGCCTGCTGGACGTCACCGACAACCTCGCGGCGGATGGCAAGGTACTGCCGCCGGCTGGTGTGGTCCGTCACGACGGCGACGATCCGTATCTGGTGGTCGCTGCCGACAAGGGCACCGCGACCTTCTCCGACACCGCCAACGGTATCGCCCAGGCGCATGGCTTCTGGCTGGACGATGCGTTCGCGTCCGGCGGCTCGGTCGGTTACGACCACAAGGGCATGGGCATCACCGCGCGTGGTGCCTGGGAATCGGTCAAGCGCCATTTCCGTGCGCTCGGACGCGACTGCCAGAAGCAGGATTTCACCTGTGTCGGCATCGGCGACATGTCCGGCGACGTGTTCGGAAACGGCATGCTGCTGAGCAAGCACATCCAACTGGTCGCCGCGTTCGACCACCGCCACATCTTCATCGACCCGGCTCCGGATGCCGCCGCGACCTTCAAGGAACGCGCGCGCCTGTTCAAGCTGCCGCGCTCGAGCTGGGAGGACTACGACAAGGCGCTGATCGGCAAGGGCGGTGGCGTGTTCCCGCGTTCCGCCAAGTCGATTCCGCTGTCGGTCGAAGCAAAGGCGGCGCTGGGCATCGAGTCCGACGCGACCGCGATGAGCCCGAACGAACTGATGAACGCGATCCTGCGTGCGCCAGTCGACCTGCTGTGGAACGGCGGCATCGGCACCTACGTGAAGTCGAGCCGGGAGAACAATGCGGACGTCGGCGATCGCGCCAACAACGGCTTGCGCGTGGACGGCGAACAGCTGCGCTGCAAGATGGTGGGCGAGGGCGGCAACCTCGGCCTGACCCAGCTTGGCCGCATCGAGGCCGCGTTGCATGGCGTGCTGCTCAACACCGACTTCATCGACAACTCCGCCGGCGTGGACACTTCCGATCACGAGGTGAACATCAAGATCCTGCTCAACGCGGAAGTGCAGAAGAAGAAGCTCAAACTGGCCGACCGCAACACCTTGCTGGCCTCGATGACCGACGAAGTCGCGCAGCTGGTGCTCAACGACAACTACCGGCAGAACCAGGCGATCAGCCTGATGGAGCGGATGAGCGTGTCGCGGCTGGGCTCCAAGCAGCACTTCATCCGCACGCTGGAATCGCAGGGCCTGCTGGATCGTCAGATCGAATTCCTGCCCAGCGATACCGAACTTGCCGAGCGCCGGACGCGTGGCCAGGGCCTGACCCGGCCGGAGCTGTCGGTGCTGCTGTCGTATTCCAAGCTGGTCGCATTCCAGCAGTTGCTGGATTCCGACGTGCCGGAAGACGCCTACCTGTCCAAGGAACTGGAGCGCTACTTCCCGCAACCGCTGCAGGCCAAGTACGCCAAGACCATGCAGCAGCATCGCCTGAAGCGCGAAATCATCGCCACCGCGGTGACCAATTCCACGATCAACCGGATGGGCGCGACCTTCCTGCTGCGCATGCAGGAAGACAGTGGCCGCTCGCCGGGCGAAGTGGCGAAAGCGTTCACCATCACCCGTGAAACCCTGGACGCACGCGAGCTGTGGGCGCAGATCGACGCGCTCGACGGCAAGGTCGCGGAATCGGTGCAGATCGATGCGTTGCAGGTGATCTGGGAAATCCAGCGCAGCTTCACCCGCTGGCTGCTGTCGCGTCCGGGCGCGATCCCCGACATCACCAGCGCGGTGGCGCGCTACCACGACGGCTTCCGCGACATCCGCGCGGGCGAGGGCATCCTGCCGGCCTCGCAGCGGCCCGCCTACGAGGCCAGCCGCAAGGCCTGGCGCGACGGTGGCGTGCCGACCGTTCTTGCGGATCAATTGGCTGCGCTGCCTTACCTGGAGGCCAGCCCGAACATCATCGAGCTGGCGCGCGAGCGCAAGCTGCGCGCGGTCGAAGTGGCGAAGGTGTATTTCCGCCTGGGCGACGCATTGCGCGAGCCGTGGTTGCAGGAGCAGATCGACGCATTGAAGGTCGACGGCCGCTGGCACGCGGTGGCGCGCGGGGTGTTGCGCGATGAACTGTCCACGCAGATGCGCACGCTCACCGACCAGGCCTTGGCGATGCCGGGCAAGGACGCCGAGGCCAAGGTCGCCGCATGGATGTCGCGCGACGACCAGACCCTGCGCTTCACCCTGGCCATGCTCAACGAACTGGCCGCGCAGAAATCGCTGGACTATCCGACCGCATCGGTCGCGGTGCAGCGCCTGGCGCAATTGGCCAGTCGCGGTTGA
- a CDS encoding NAD kinase, with the protein MSTLRLTLLASPADEAQAALATLTALHPQHAPQDADVIVALGGDGFMLQTLHRHGALGKPVYGMKLGTVGFLMNQHRPEDLHERIAAAEPAVLHPLEMLAQTESGTTVGSLAYNEVSLLRQTRQAAHVSIELNGDVRLDELICDGVMLATPAGSTAYNFSANGPILPLGANVMALTPIAPFRPRRWRGAVLKSGTEVRFRVLDPHKRPVSATADSHEVRDVIEVLVREQRERSVTLLFDPEHNLEERIMIEQFTV; encoded by the coding sequence ATGAGCACGCTACGCCTTACCCTGCTTGCCAGCCCCGCCGATGAGGCGCAGGCCGCGCTGGCAACCCTCACCGCGTTGCACCCGCAACATGCCCCGCAGGATGCGGATGTCATCGTCGCCCTCGGCGGCGATGGCTTCATGCTGCAAACGCTGCATCGGCATGGCGCGCTCGGCAAGCCGGTGTACGGGATGAAGCTGGGCACGGTCGGCTTCCTGATGAACCAGCATCGGCCTGAAGACCTGCACGAGCGCATCGCCGCGGCCGAACCCGCGGTCCTGCATCCGCTGGAAATGCTGGCGCAGACCGAATCCGGCACCACGGTGGGATCGCTGGCGTACAACGAAGTCTCGCTGCTGCGACAGACCCGGCAGGCCGCGCATGTGTCGATCGAACTCAATGGCGACGTGCGCCTCGACGAACTCATTTGCGACGGGGTGATGCTGGCCACACCGGCCGGCAGCACCGCCTACAACTTCTCCGCCAACGGGCCGATCCTGCCGCTCGGCGCAAACGTGATGGCGCTGACGCCGATCGCGCCGTTCCGCCCGCGGCGTTGGCGTGGTGCCGTTCTGAAGTCCGGTACCGAAGTGCGTTTCCGCGTGCTCGATCCGCACAAGCGGCCGGTCAGCGCCACCGCCGACTCGCACGAAGTCCGCGACGTCATCGAGGTGCTGGTACGCGAACAGCGCGAGCGCAGTGTGACCCTGCTGTTCGATCCCGAGCACAACCTCGAGGAACGCATCATGATCGAGCAGTTCACGGTTTGA
- a CDS encoding acyl-CoA dehydrogenase family protein, with protein MEFGFSEEQLMLQDVARRIAREKIAPSAEHHDRTGEFPLENIRTLGENGLMGIEVPTEYGGAGMDPISYVLAMMEIAEADCAHSTIVSVNNSLFCNGVLKFGTEAQKQLYVRAIAEGREIGAFALTEPQSGSDATAMRCKAVKQDGGSYVINGKKSWITSGPVAKYIILFAITDPTKGAKGITAFMVDTAKPGFHRGKTEPKLGIRASATCEIEFTDYVASADEVIGQDGEGFKIAMGVLDAGRIGIASQAVGLSKAAYKAAVAYVKERKSFGQPIGSFQMIQAKIADMKCRLDAAELLTLRAAWAKALADKTGGRFSTEAAVAKLTASEAAMFITHQALQIHGGMGYSKEMPLERYFRDAKITEIYEGTSEIQRLVIARHETGLR; from the coding sequence GTGGAGTTTGGTTTCAGCGAAGAACAACTGATGTTGCAGGACGTGGCCCGGCGCATCGCGCGGGAGAAGATCGCGCCCAGCGCCGAACACCACGACCGCACCGGCGAATTCCCGCTCGAGAACATCCGCACCCTGGGCGAAAACGGCTTGATGGGCATCGAGGTGCCGACCGAATACGGCGGCGCCGGAATGGATCCGATCAGCTACGTGCTGGCGATGATGGAGATCGCCGAGGCCGACTGCGCGCACTCGACGATCGTGTCGGTGAACAATTCGCTGTTCTGCAACGGCGTGCTGAAGTTCGGCACCGAGGCGCAGAAGCAGTTGTACGTGCGCGCCATCGCCGAAGGCCGCGAGATCGGCGCGTTCGCGCTGACCGAGCCGCAGTCCGGTTCCGACGCCACCGCGATGCGCTGCAAGGCGGTCAAGCAGGACGGCGGCAGCTACGTGATCAACGGCAAGAAGAGCTGGATCACCTCCGGCCCGGTCGCCAAATACATCATCCTGTTCGCGATCACCGATCCGACCAAGGGTGCCAAGGGCATCACTGCGTTCATGGTCGATACCGCCAAGCCCGGTTTCCACCGCGGCAAGACCGAACCCAAGCTCGGCATCCGCGCGTCCGCCACCTGCGAGATCGAGTTCACCGACTACGTGGCCAGCGCCGACGAGGTCATCGGCCAGGATGGCGAGGGCTTCAAGATCGCGATGGGCGTGCTGGATGCTGGCCGCATCGGCATCGCCTCGCAGGCGGTCGGCCTGTCCAAGGCCGCCTACAAGGCCGCCGTGGCCTACGTGAAAGAGCGCAAGAGTTTTGGCCAGCCGATCGGCTCGTTCCAGATGATCCAGGCCAAGATCGCCGACATGAAATGCCGGCTGGATGCTGCCGAATTGCTGACCTTGCGCGCCGCATGGGCCAAGGCCCTTGCCGACAAGACCGGTGGCCGTTTCAGCACCGAAGCCGCGGTGGCCAAGCTCACCGCCTCGGAGGCCGCGATGTTCATCACCCATCAGGCGCTGCAGATACATGGCGGCATGGGTTACTCGAAGGAAATGCCGCTCGAGCGCTATTTTCGCGATGCCAAGATCACCGAAATCTACGAGGGCACCAGCGAGATCCAGCGCCTGGTGATCGCCCGTCACGAAACCGGCCTGCGCTGA
- a CDS encoding homocysteine S-methyltransferase family protein, which yields MSALPWLHPERVAKLEAALRERILIIDGAMGTMIQRHELQEADYRGQRFADGYDSLFSAEGHAHGAGCGCESHDQRGNNDLLTLTRPEIIGDIHRQYLDAGADLVETNTFNSTSISLADYRLQHLVRELNRDGARLARTECDAVEATNPAKPRFVIGVLGPTSRTASLSPDVNRPGFRATSFDELAEAYREAARGLIEGGADVLMVETIFDTLNAKAALFAIDDVFEALGARLPVMISGTITDASGRTLSGQTAEAFWYSLRHARPLAIGLNCALGAKDLRQHIDVLAQVADTNISCHPNAGLPNAFGGYDETPEDMAGVLREFAEAGMLNLVGGCCGSSPDHIAAIAAAVAGLPPRAIPRLADAA from the coding sequence GTGAGCGCGCTGCCCTGGCTGCACCCCGAGCGCGTCGCGAAACTCGAAGCCGCGCTGCGCGAGCGCATCCTGATCATCGATGGCGCGATGGGCACGATGATCCAGCGCCACGAGTTGCAGGAAGCCGACTACCGTGGCCAACGCTTCGCGGACGGCTACGACAGTCTGTTCTCCGCCGAGGGCCACGCCCACGGCGCCGGCTGCGGCTGCGAATCCCACGACCAGCGCGGCAACAACGACCTGCTGACCCTGACCCGGCCCGAGATCATCGGGGATATCCATCGCCAGTACCTGGACGCCGGTGCCGACCTGGTCGAGACCAACACCTTCAACTCGACCAGCATTTCGCTGGCCGACTACCGCCTGCAGCACCTGGTGCGCGAACTCAATCGCGATGGCGCACGCCTTGCACGCACGGAATGCGATGCCGTCGAGGCGACCAACCCGGCCAAGCCACGCTTCGTGATCGGCGTGCTCGGGCCGACCAGCCGCACCGCCTCGCTGTCGCCCGACGTCAACCGCCCCGGCTTCCGCGCGACCTCATTCGACGAACTCGCCGAGGCCTATCGCGAGGCCGCGCGTGGCCTCATCGAAGGCGGTGCCGACGTGCTGATGGTCGAAACCATCTTCGACACCCTCAATGCCAAGGCCGCCCTGTTCGCCATCGACGACGTGTTCGAGGCGCTCGGCGCGCGCCTGCCGGTGATGATCTCCGGAACGATCACCGATGCCTCCGGACGCACCCTGTCGGGCCAGACCGCCGAGGCCTTCTGGTATTCGTTGCGGCATGCGCGCCCACTGGCGATCGGCCTGAACTGCGCGCTCGGGGCGAAGGACCTGCGCCAGCACATCGACGTGCTCGCCCAGGTCGCCGACACCAATATCAGTTGCCACCCGAATGCCGGCTTGCCGAATGCCTTCGGCGGCTACGACGAAACGCCTGAGGACATGGCCGGCGTGCTGCGCGAATTCGCCGAGGCCGGCATGCTCAACCTGGTCGGTGGCTGCTGCGGCTCGTCGCCGGATCACATCGCCGCGATTGCAGCTGCCGTGGCCGGCCTGCCGCCGCGCGCGATCCCGCGACTGGCGGACGCCGCATGA
- a CDS encoding ArsR/SmtB family transcription factor, whose product MDLEGWSSRLKVFADATRVRLLALLEGEELTVAELSAITQLAQPRVSTHLAKLKEAGIVRDRRAGVSAYYRFDHAALDPAQRALWQSISAGSDDPLLRQDAERVPAVLAMRAADQNWADSVAGDMERHYSPGRTWEALARTALPLLTPGDVLDIASGDGVLAELLAPHAHRYVCVDTSQRVVAAATERLRRYANVEVREGDMHALPFKDASFDLVVLMHALTYAAKPAQAVAESARVLRKGGRMLLSSLARHEHRNVVEAYGHQNLGFSEKELRKFAEKAGLRIASCETVTRERRPPHFEVISLIGEKP is encoded by the coding sequence ATGGATCTGGAAGGCTGGTCGTCACGTCTGAAAGTGTTCGCGGATGCCACCCGCGTACGCCTGCTCGCCCTGCTCGAGGGCGAGGAACTCACCGTGGCCGAACTCTCGGCGATCACCCAGCTGGCGCAGCCGCGCGTGTCCACCCACTTGGCCAAGCTCAAGGAGGCCGGGATCGTCCGCGACCGCCGCGCCGGCGTGTCCGCCTACTACCGTTTCGACCATGCCGCGCTCGATCCCGCGCAACGCGCGTTGTGGCAGTCGATCAGCGCCGGCAGCGACGATCCCCTGCTGCGCCAGGACGCCGAACGCGTGCCGGCGGTGCTGGCGATGCGCGCGGCCGACCAGAACTGGGCCGACAGCGTGGCCGGCGACATGGAACGCCATTATTCGCCCGGCCGCACCTGGGAGGCGCTGGCGCGCACTGCGCTGCCGCTGCTCACGCCGGGCGACGTGCTCGACATCGCCTCCGGCGACGGCGTGCTGGCCGAGCTGCTGGCTCCGCACGCGCATCGCTACGTCTGCGTGGACACCAGCCAGCGCGTGGTCGCCGCCGCGACCGAGCGTCTGCGCCGCTACGCGAACGTGGAAGTGCGCGAGGGCGACATGCACGCGTTGCCATTCAAGGACGCCAGCTTCGATCTGGTGGTGCTGATGCATGCGCTGACCTACGCCGCCAAGCCAGCACAGGCCGTCGCCGAGAGCGCACGCGTGCTGCGCAAGGGGGGGCGCATGTTGCTGTCCAGCCTGGCCCGCCACGAACACCGCAACGTGGTCGAAGCCTATGGCCACCAGAACCTGGGCTTCAGCGAAAAGGAACTGCGCAAGTTCGCCGAGAAAGCCGGACTCCGCATCGCCAGTTGCGAAACCGTCACCCGCGAACGCCGGCCACCGCATTTCGAGGTGATTTCGCTGATCGGGGAAAAGCCGTGA